A part of Uloborus diversus isolate 005 chromosome 6, Udiv.v.3.1, whole genome shotgun sequence genomic DNA contains:
- the LOC129223907 gene encoding mitochondrial translation release factor in rescue-like — translation MLKLLFKHPRSICLTIFRQKSIIDYSKFPVINEAELEEQFVKGHGPGGSNVNKTSNCVLLKHVPSGIVIRCHESRLLQRNRELAREILLQKLDHLFNGDMSVAEQKKRIAKNKLISKANKNAKLRELKKKFIEENLKNEES, via the exons ATGTTGAAACTGCTTTTTAAACACCCAAGATCCATATGCTTGACCATCTTCAGGCAGAAGAGTATTATTGATTATTCAAAATTTCCTGTGATAAATGAAGCAGAGTTAGAAGAACAGTTTGTCAAGGGACATGGACCAGGAGGTTCTAATGTCAACAAGACAAGCAATTGTGTTTTGCTGAAACATGTTCCTTCAG GAATAGTAATCAGATGTCATGAATCAAGACTTCTGCAGAGAAACAGAGAACTTGCTCGAGaaattcttttacaaaaattagatcACTTATTCAATGGGGACATGAGTGTTGCAGAGCAGAAGAAaagaattgcaaaaaataaattaataagtaaagcaaataaaaatgcaaaattaagagagttgaagaaaaaatttatagaagaaaatctcaaaaatgaaGAATCATAG